In one Agrobacterium vitis genomic region, the following are encoded:
- a CDS encoding non-ribosomal peptide synthetase, with protein sequence MTALETVEALLSRLSEKGIRITCVDGRLRLSGSESVLTQDITDAIRARKAEIIANLSLNPKDHEAANSETISARHSDAPPLSFAQQRLWFVEQMMPEAGLHHISLAVEAHGSIDLSALQAALQAVAERHAILRTRINMRDGMPSQRIIAENDIPLQLIDRQDDMPDEAEIDRIRQEEARRPFDLAFEPPLRLTAIRLGPERTLLLLTLHHIAGDGWSMDVLLGDLSAIYQAKVTGVELDLPALPIQYGDFAAWQRDTLAGPALERSLAFWTDHLHAPLPATQLPGDFTRPPVQANAGALHSIAFDAGTTARLKALAKAESATLFATLFTAFNTLIYRYIGQRDLVIGTPVANRRHRETEGLIGLFVNPLPVRSRLHPAASFRETLRQSQATLWSVLDHQDLPFEQLVDALKPERDPSVHPLFQLKFQLDAQPQQRVGLSGLTLTRLPRHDGVAKLDLSLNLIDAGSTIHGNFEYDTALFRSETIASLAAHFGVLIEAIAREPGTALAALPLLGTEERQRQIVGWNATATPFDERAFFHTVFEANSARTPDAIALVRVSDGKRRTLTYDELNRRADQIAHHLRGLGAGPETIVAIALERGFDMIAAWLGVLKSGAAYLPLDPAYPPERLAMMLSDSQARLVLTERARTLPETVTRIDLDTDWPRDAATGNPELINRPDHLAYIIYTSGSTGRPKGVLVEHRGLVNLMQHKIRIGGVKPGDCVLQFFSFSFDASIPELVMALGAGASLLLLPASELLPGPALAEHMKTQAVTHVTMTPSALIALPAGDYPALRMVLTGGEAPTPELIERWGTGRLFINAYGPTETTVNASMVPCGNGHPIEATLLPAANKQLYVLDANLEPVPVGQPGELHIGGLGIARGYHGRPALTAERFVPDPFSATGGVLYRTGDRACQLADGRIRVLGRLDDQVKIRGYRIEPGEIEAMVLTHPTIVAAAVVIHEIDGQKRVIAYGVAKEATTISAVDMKAFLAAYLPRYLVPDAFVWLDRLPLTVNGKIDTRALPLPDLVPQAGRPPQGETENAIAAIFAQVLGCPPVSATDDFFAIGGHSLLATRLSALAKSAFGLDIAIIDLFEAPTVEALAARISNRNHSPMTEEEMCRADTELDTAIRIPTRIVSTHPLSHVFLTGATGFLGAYLLSELLKDRSRTVSCLVRGMSEADRLRQSLQSYGLWRDDLLARIRPLPGDLSQQKFGLSDAVYTALGESIDAIIHNGAEVHHLHPYQRLRAPNVGGTVEAIRLAAVGRGRPLHLISSLSALTRRGDGETIGESAVIGDFPLPAGGYNQTKWVAEHLAQAAKERGLPVTIYRPGAISGDSRTGTFNKADILCRLMQGYLRSGLAPEGDTRLEMLPVDTVAQAIIALADEPSSIGQTFHLVHSSPVSSALLFEAAAAEGLHLQRIPRLEWRAELDRIAREETDHPLYPLMGLFEQKPASSSQGTIRTVERSEMHRALAAASIVEPALDLRLFRSYLRAFILSGALNPSKENEQRYA encoded by the coding sequence ATGACTGCTCTAGAGACGGTGGAAGCGCTGCTGTCGCGCCTGTCGGAAAAAGGCATCCGCATTACATGCGTCGATGGGCGACTTCGACTTTCCGGCTCCGAGAGCGTGCTCACACAGGATATCACCGACGCGATCCGCGCCCGCAAGGCGGAGATCATTGCGAATCTTTCCCTGAACCCAAAGGATCATGAGGCGGCAAATAGCGAGACGATCTCCGCCCGTCATTCGGACGCGCCGCCGCTTTCATTTGCCCAGCAGCGCTTGTGGTTTGTCGAGCAGATGATGCCGGAGGCTGGCCTTCACCACATATCGCTGGCTGTTGAGGCCCACGGCAGCATTGATCTTTCCGCATTGCAGGCAGCGCTTCAGGCCGTCGCAGAGCGCCACGCCATCCTGCGCACCCGCATCAATATGCGGGATGGCATGCCCTCTCAACGCATCATCGCCGAAAATGATATTCCGTTGCAATTGATCGACCGACAGGACGATATGCCCGATGAGGCGGAAATCGACCGGATACGGCAAGAGGAAGCGCGGCGGCCATTTGATCTGGCCTTTGAGCCGCCACTCCGCCTCACGGCAATCCGCCTTGGCCCCGAGCGAACCCTTCTTCTGCTGACACTGCACCACATTGCCGGGGACGGTTGGTCGATGGATGTGCTGCTTGGCGATCTCTCCGCGATCTATCAGGCCAAGGTGACGGGCGTTGAGCTTGATCTGCCAGCGCTTCCCATTCAATACGGTGATTTCGCCGCATGGCAGCGCGACACTCTGGCAGGCCCGGCGCTTGAGCGGTCTTTAGCGTTCTGGACCGATCATCTCCACGCTCCGCTTCCCGCCACGCAATTGCCGGGGGATTTCACCCGGCCACCTGTTCAGGCCAATGCCGGAGCCTTGCATTCCATCGCCTTCGATGCTGGCACCACGGCCCGGCTGAAAGCGCTTGCGAAAGCAGAAAGTGCCACCCTCTTCGCCACGCTGTTTACGGCCTTCAACACCCTCATCTATCGCTATATCGGGCAAAGGGATCTGGTGATTGGCACGCCCGTCGCCAACCGCCGTCACCGGGAAACGGAAGGGTTGATCGGCCTCTTCGTCAATCCGCTGCCGGTGCGCTCACGGCTTCATCCCGCAGCGAGCTTCCGCGAGACGCTGCGCCAAAGCCAAGCGACCCTCTGGTCGGTGCTTGACCATCAAGACCTGCCTTTTGAGCAATTGGTGGACGCACTGAAGCCAGAGCGCGATCCCAGCGTCCATCCGCTTTTCCAGCTGAAATTCCAGCTCGACGCTCAGCCGCAGCAGAGGGTCGGACTTTCGGGCCTCACGCTGACCCGCCTGCCACGGCACGATGGTGTGGCGAAACTCGATCTCAGCCTCAACCTGATCGATGCCGGAAGCACGATCCATGGCAATTTCGAATATGACACAGCGCTTTTCCGCTCTGAGACAATCGCCTCCCTCGCCGCCCATTTCGGTGTGCTGATCGAGGCGATTGCCCGCGAGCCGGGAACAGCCCTCGCTGCTCTTCCCTTGCTCGGAACCGAGGAGCGTCAGCGCCAGATCGTCGGCTGGAATGCAACGGCAACACCTTTTGATGAGAGAGCTTTTTTCCATACGGTCTTCGAGGCTAATTCGGCCCGCACACCAGACGCGATTGCGCTTGTTCGTGTCAGTGATGGCAAGCGACGCACCCTGACCTATGACGAACTGAACCGACGCGCCGACCAGATCGCGCACCACCTGCGCGGTCTGGGTGCGGGTCCAGAGACTATCGTTGCCATCGCGCTTGAGCGCGGTTTCGATATGATTGCCGCTTGGCTCGGCGTGCTCAAGTCTGGCGCTGCCTATCTGCCGCTGGATCCGGCCTATCCGCCGGAACGCCTCGCCATGATGCTCTCAGATTCGCAAGCCCGCTTGGTTTTGACCGAGCGCGCACGGACATTGCCGGAGACGGTAACCCGCATCGATCTCGATACCGATTGGCCACGGGATGCGGCGACGGGCAATCCTGAACTCATCAATCGGCCCGATCACCTTGCCTATATCATCTACACCTCGGGATCGACCGGGCGGCCAAAAGGCGTGCTCGTTGAGCACAGGGGCCTCGTCAACCTCATGCAACACAAGATCCGTATTGGCGGGGTGAAGCCGGGCGATTGTGTGCTCCAGTTCTTCTCCTTCTCGTTTGATGCCTCTATCCCGGAACTCGTCATGGCGCTTGGCGCAGGCGCGTCATTGCTGCTGCTGCCCGCCAGCGAGCTTCTGCCCGGTCCAGCGCTTGCCGAACACATGAAAACGCAAGCCGTAACGCATGTGACAATGACACCCTCCGCGCTCATCGCGCTGCCAGCGGGCGATTATCCAGCACTGCGCATGGTGCTAACCGGCGGCGAAGCACCGACGCCCGAATTGATCGAACGTTGGGGGACGGGGCGGCTGTTCATCAATGCCTATGGCCCGACGGAAACAACGGTCAATGCGAGCATGGTCCCCTGCGGCAATGGCCATCCCATTGAAGCAACCTTGCTGCCCGCTGCCAACAAGCAACTCTATGTGCTCGACGCCAATCTGGAGCCGGTTCCGGTCGGTCAACCGGGCGAACTCCATATCGGCGGGCTTGGCATTGCCCGGGGCTATCACGGTCGCCCGGCACTGACAGCCGAGCGCTTCGTGCCCGATCCATTTTCCGCAACGGGCGGCGTGCTCTATCGAACAGGCGACCGCGCCTGCCAACTGGCGGATGGCCGCATCCGGGTGCTTGGCCGCCTCGACGATCAGGTGAAAATCCGTGGCTATCGCATCGAGCCGGGTGAAATCGAAGCCATGGTGCTGACGCATCCCACCATAGTGGCTGCGGCAGTCGTGATCCACGAGATTGATGGTCAAAAGCGCGTCATTGCCTACGGCGTTGCCAAGGAGGCAACCACCATCAGCGCCGTGGACATGAAGGCATTCCTCGCCGCATATCTGCCCCGCTACCTCGTGCCGGACGCCTTCGTCTGGCTTGATCGCTTGCCACTCACCGTCAATGGAAAGATCGACACCAGAGCACTTCCGCTTCCAGATCTGGTGCCACAGGCTGGCCGTCCGCCGCAAGGAGAGACGGAAAACGCAATCGCGGCGATCTTTGCGCAAGTGCTCGGGTGCCCGCCTGTCTCGGCCACCGATGATTTCTTCGCAATCGGCGGTCACTCGCTGCTGGCCACGCGGCTATCGGCGCTTGCCAAATCGGCGTTCGGCCTCGACATCGCCATTATCGATCTCTTCGAGGCCCCGACAGTCGAAGCGCTGGCGGCAAGGATAAGCAACCGAAACCACAGCCCCATGACGGAAGAGGAGATGTGCCGGGCCGATACCGAGCTTGATACGGCCATCCGCATTCCGACGCGGATTGTGTCTACTCATCCTTTGAGCCATGTGTTTCTCACCGGAGCAACAGGTTTTTTGGGCGCGTATCTGCTCAGCGAACTGCTCAAGGACAGGTCTCGCACGGTCTCCTGCCTCGTCCGGGGCATGTCCGAGGCGGATCGCCTGCGCCAATCGCTTCAATCCTACGGTCTGTGGCGGGATGACCTTTTAGCACGTATCAGACCGCTGCCGGGCGATCTCTCACAGCAAAAATTCGGGCTTTCCGATGCCGTCTACACGGCGCTTGGTGAAAGCATAGACGCCATCATCCACAATGGCGCGGAGGTTCATCATCTGCATCCCTATCAACGCCTTCGCGCTCCCAATGTTGGCGGCACGGTCGAGGCGATCCGGCTGGCGGCGGTGGGCCGAGGACGGCCCTTGCATCTTATTTCCTCGCTCAGCGCCCTGACACGCCGAGGAGACGGGGAGACGATAGGCGAAAGCGCCGTGATCGGGGACTTCCCCTTGCCTGCTGGCGGATACAACCAGACCAAGTGGGTTGCGGAGCATCTGGCGCAAGCCGCCAAGGAGCGTGGTCTCCCCGTGACGATCTACCGCCCCGGCGCGATTTCGGGCGATAGCCGCACCGGCACCTTCAACAAAGCCGACATCCTGTGCCGGCTCATGCAAGGCTATCTGCGCTCAGGCCTTGCGCCAGAGGGTGACACCCGGCTGGAAATGCTCCCGGTGGACACTGTTGCCCAAGCGATCATTGCCCTTGCGGACGAACCCTCATCGATTGGCCAGACCTTCCATCTGGTCCATTCCTCTCCGGTCTCGTCTGCGCTGCTGTTTGAGGCGGCAGCGGCCGAAGGGCTACATTTGCAACGCATTCCCCGGCTGGAATGGCGTGCCGAGCTTGATCGCATTGCGCGGGAAGAGACCGATCATCCGCTTTACCCGCTGATGGGCCTTTTCGAACAAAAGCCAGCCAGTTCATCGCAGGGCACAATCCGCACCGTTGAGCGCAGTGAAATGCATCGCGCGCTGGCGGCTGCATCGATTGTCGAGCCAGCGCTCGACCTTCGCCTTTTTCGCTCCTATCTGCGCGCTTTCATTCTCTCTGGCGCGCTCAACCCTTCCAAAGAAAATGAGCAGAGATATGCTTGA
- a CDS encoding AMP-binding protein, whose translation MAVNDTSWTQRTSESSVEFISIIHMLEHRARDMADDVAMRFFHDDAVAAAQARPDSWTWRMLRDRARRVGQEIAQTGLVIPGARILVVYPPGLAFIAAFLGCLYAGTVPVPVPAPRRADGINRWLHIARDAGISGILCADDLLDVLRPLQRAVGHGFALAPQAADPATPVVFEDDGRPFHAPEAKHVAFLQYTSGSTSDPKGVMVTHGNLMANLRQISTAFEYGPSDISACWLPHYHDMGLIDGILSPVFNGFPVALMAPASFLRRPLRFLELASHVRATVIGGPNFSYEHCVDKYAPEAAAGLDLSTVRIAYNGAEPIRPKTLERFTAAFAPHGFRGKAFYCCYGQAEATLFQTGNSPDDPPLILSVSRKALVETGAAVEADDGDEHDKLALAACGRPAEGLDLALVDPQAGLRVDDDTVGEIWIRGPNVTPGYWGRAKLNAETFDQVLDGSRGWRRTGDLGFRRNGQLYITGRLKDLVIIRGQNHHPEDIEQSVFSSHPALAQGRAGVFAIEIDGEEQLGIVCELTREALRDLDGDDVIRAVRGAVSRNHNVRAAVIALLRPSSLPRTPSGKVRRFACRQGIVTGDLRIVARWDAKPQSVLNAPAIAEKRSWRDQLLQSPKALRKEALRHLLRQEVAMLARLGEGDLPGNSAGFFDLGLDSVALVNIGATVERELGVPVRPTLIFEHPTILALSDHLYGLIEDDQSETVPLQDVKLQSNGPVAQTPPALASASVASSAITSELAALKALLR comes from the coding sequence ATGGCAGTGAACGATACGTCCTGGACGCAACGAACCTCGGAAAGTTCAGTAGAATTTATATCTATAATTCATATGCTTGAGCATCGTGCTCGGGATATGGCGGATGATGTTGCCATGCGCTTCTTTCATGATGACGCGGTCGCTGCGGCGCAGGCGAGGCCGGATTCCTGGACCTGGCGCATGCTTCGCGATCGGGCGCGGCGTGTTGGTCAAGAGATTGCGCAGACAGGACTTGTCATCCCCGGCGCACGTATTCTCGTGGTCTATCCGCCGGGCCTCGCCTTCATCGCCGCCTTCCTTGGATGCCTTTATGCGGGCACCGTTCCCGTTCCCGTTCCGGCCCCTCGGCGAGCTGACGGAATCAATCGTTGGCTGCATATCGCGCGGGATGCTGGGATCTCCGGAATTCTCTGTGCCGACGACCTTCTGGACGTGCTTCGCCCCCTTCAACGGGCAGTCGGGCATGGCTTTGCGCTCGCCCCGCAGGCCGCCGATCCGGCAACCCCGGTTGTCTTTGAAGATGACGGCAGGCCATTCCATGCGCCGGAGGCAAAACATGTCGCTTTCTTGCAATATACATCGGGTTCGACGAGCGATCCGAAGGGGGTCATGGTCACTCACGGCAACCTCATGGCCAATCTGCGGCAGATCAGCACTGCCTTCGAATACGGCCCATCCGACATATCCGCCTGCTGGCTGCCGCACTATCACGATATGGGGCTGATCGACGGCATCCTGTCGCCGGTGTTCAACGGCTTTCCAGTGGCGCTGATGGCACCTGCCTCGTTCCTGCGTCGGCCTCTGCGCTTTCTGGAGCTGGCAAGCCATGTTCGCGCCACCGTTATAGGTGGGCCGAATTTTTCCTACGAGCACTGCGTCGATAAATATGCGCCGGAGGCTGCCGCCGGACTTGATCTTTCCACTGTCCGCATCGCCTATAACGGGGCCGAACCGATCCGCCCGAAAACGCTGGAGCGCTTCACAGCCGCCTTTGCGCCCCACGGTTTCCGTGGCAAGGCCTTTTATTGCTGCTACGGTCAGGCAGAAGCCACGCTGTTCCAGACGGGTAACAGTCCCGACGATCCACCGCTGATCCTGTCCGTCAGCCGCAAGGCGCTTGTCGAAACCGGGGCTGCGGTCGAAGCGGATGATGGCGACGAGCATGATAAGCTCGCCCTTGCCGCCTGCGGCCGCCCTGCCGAGGGGCTTGACCTTGCGCTTGTCGATCCCCAGGCGGGCCTGCGTGTGGATGATGACACGGTCGGCGAGATCTGGATCCGGGGGCCGAACGTGACCCCCGGCTATTGGGGCCGCGCTAAACTGAACGCAGAGACCTTTGATCAGGTGCTGGATGGATCGCGTGGCTGGCGCCGGACCGGCGATCTGGGCTTTCGCCGCAATGGGCAGCTCTACATCACTGGTCGGCTGAAAGATCTGGTGATCATCCGTGGGCAGAACCATCACCCGGAAGATATTGAGCAATCCGTTTTCTCCAGCCATCCGGCGCTTGCACAAGGCCGGGCAGGGGTCTTTGCCATCGAGATTGATGGCGAGGAGCAATTGGGCATTGTCTGTGAGCTGACCCGTGAGGCCCTGCGCGATCTTGATGGTGATGACGTCATCCGTGCCGTGCGCGGTGCCGTCTCGCGCAATCACAATGTCAGGGCCGCCGTCATCGCGCTGCTGCGGCCGAGCAGTCTGCCACGCACGCCGAGCGGAAAAGTTCGCCGCTTCGCTTGCCGACAGGGGATCGTGACGGGTGATCTGCGCATCGTCGCCCGCTGGGATGCAAAGCCGCAGAGCGTGCTCAATGCCCCGGCAATTGCCGAAAAACGAAGCTGGCGTGACCAGCTTTTGCAATCGCCGAAAGCGCTTCGCAAGGAAGCACTCCGGCATCTGCTGCGGCAGGAAGTGGCTATGCTTGCCCGGCTGGGCGAAGGGGATTTGCCCGGAAATTCCGCTGGCTTCTTCGATCTTGGTCTCGACTCTGTGGCGCTCGTCAATATCGGCGCGACGGTTGAGCGGGAACTCGGCGTGCCGGTCCGGCCAACACTGATTTTCGAACATCCCACCATATTGGCCCTTTCGGACCATCTCTACGGCCTCATCGAAGACGATCAATCGGAGACCGTGCCTCTTCAGGACGTAAAGCTCCAGAGCAATGGGCCTGTGGCTCAGACCCCGCCCGCGTTAGCATCTGCCTCTGTCGCCAGCTCCGCTATTACCTCGGAACTTGCTGCCCTGAAGGCATTGCTTCGTTGA
- a CDS encoding type I polyketide synthase, giving the protein MTDVEIPTPDSIDQNEVLSILKDARARLEAAQREKDERVAIVGMAGRFPGADDIDAFWDLLEQGQSGLRSITDHELQEAGVDPKMAARPDYVRVWGGFDDPTAFDAGFFGYSPRDAELLDPQHRVFLECAANALDHAGYNSATYDGRIGVYAGGALNYHFSQIQANPQLREATDPIHAGLGNVLGMIASRVAYHLDLTGPTVGVQATCATALVALHLAARGLLAREADMALAGAVAIGQPRPEGYLYKSEGIASPDGACRPFDANAKGTVFTNGVGVLVLKRLSDAIADGDTIHAVLSGSAIGNDGSAKVGLTAPSVAGQTAVLQAALADARLEASEVDYVEAHGTATALGDPIEIRALSSVYGDALKQQGRRCGLGSVKGNLGHMDVAAGMGGLIKAILALKHQILPASINFTSANPALDLASSPFDIVAQQRPWPVTELRKRRAAISAFGMGGMNAHVIVEEPPVREREADTTGPYLLPLSAKTPEALAAMRSAVADHLGTDDGAQLADIAYTLRQGRRTMEHRFVALAKDRDDAAQIILSGEGPHCVAGEPLAGDASLILLFPGQGAQYPGMARALYETDATFRTAFDDCLRFVPLELDLAAIIFGDGTTVEQLSRTEITQPALFAVEYALAQMWLAKGIKPRAMVGHSLGEYVAACLAGVFSLQDAVTLVVARGRLMQACPPGAMLSVMLSEQEARASLSQDVDLAAVNGPRSTVLAGTAEAIAELAARFDRSGIGRQDLKTSHAFHSFMMEPALEAFGQVLGRVTLNPPQIDIVSNLTGHWLTAQEATDPAYWVAHLRQTVLFGPCLARVLDLPAPFLLEVGPGSTLTRLARQQGKAQLRVATSLPDAKAPLDACDHALLALAELWIAGIDVELVAEKDAGPRRRVPLPTYPFQRSSYAIARIAPTESMPDEAARQPSIEDWFYQPVWQRAPSEHLTTSGHENWLILGGEETVAAMGPVPDLTKVTRVQSGTAYGIAGGTYHIDPADPQHYSAVLADLAANGATLTQIVNGFSLDANAAPDMAFTSGFALAKALTTTESRPPLLTVLACGLHAVTGAEVIDAQAAKVLGMLRVLPQELPGISCRSIDFPSAEGAIVPGLAEALSRPWRDDRTVMALRNGYCWVESHVTTCLPEPAYVPALTAGATYLIAGDLLDGLALVYARSLVQTLGAKVVLVGPSGLPNAADWEHWLASHGPKHPVSVLIRALRGIGTPGEDYMLFSGDLADPAWLAACIGALGAPFGPIRGVFQTAAMGEVYHCPLTEATVERNAAPFATKVDGLDALSAALADHAPDFILVQSSLSTLVGGAGLAAYAGANSFLDAFVDARRGAHRPVWQAIAWDTCLPFGATREEATGFLNDAIDADEVWRATRAVLAHPQVSRLAVTPVDLRHRMAAARQEPRAGVAVDQKENTGRERVQAAFIAPRDPIETDVADVMGDLLGISRVGIDDNFFELGGHSLLAVQVVTRLRKQFSIELPMRALLFDAPTVGGIAAVIRERLEAARKEQAELAALLDDIEAEALRKEA; this is encoded by the coding sequence ATGACTGACGTTGAAATCCCGACCCCCGACAGCATAGACCAGAATGAGGTCCTCTCGATTCTGAAGGATGCGCGCGCGCGTCTGGAGGCGGCGCAAAGGGAGAAGGACGAGCGCGTGGCAATCGTCGGCATGGCCGGGCGCTTTCCCGGAGCCGATGATATCGACGCGTTCTGGGATCTTTTGGAGCAAGGTCAAAGCGGCCTTCGCTCCATCACGGATCACGAACTGCAAGAGGCTGGCGTCGATCCCAAGATGGCGGCCCGGCCGGATTATGTCCGAGTCTGGGGTGGCTTCGACGATCCAACGGCTTTCGATGCCGGTTTCTTCGGTTATTCGCCGCGCGATGCGGAATTGCTTGATCCACAACATCGTGTCTTTCTAGAATGCGCAGCGAATGCTCTCGACCATGCGGGCTATAACAGCGCCACCTATGACGGCCGTATCGGTGTCTATGCTGGTGGCGCGCTCAACTATCATTTCAGCCAGATACAGGCCAATCCGCAGCTCAGGGAGGCAACAGATCCGATCCATGCGGGCCTTGGCAATGTGCTTGGCATGATTGCTTCGCGTGTCGCCTACCACCTCGACCTCACCGGGCCAACCGTAGGCGTTCAGGCGACTTGTGCCACGGCGCTCGTGGCGCTTCATCTGGCGGCACGCGGCCTGTTAGCGCGTGAGGCGGATATGGCGCTGGCGGGTGCCGTTGCCATCGGGCAGCCGCGCCCGGAAGGCTATCTCTACAAGAGCGAAGGCATCGCTTCGCCGGATGGGGCATGCCGTCCGTTTGACGCCAATGCCAAGGGCACCGTGTTCACCAATGGCGTCGGCGTCCTCGTTCTCAAACGGCTGAGCGACGCGATTGCTGACGGCGATACAATTCATGCTGTTCTCAGCGGCTCGGCCATCGGCAATGACGGTTCCGCCAAGGTTGGGTTAACAGCGCCCAGCGTTGCCGGGCAGACGGCGGTGCTTCAGGCAGCCCTTGCCGACGCCCGCCTTGAAGCCTCGGAGGTGGATTATGTCGAAGCACATGGAACCGCCACGGCTCTTGGCGATCCCATCGAAATCCGCGCCCTGTCCAGTGTTTATGGCGATGCGCTGAAACAGCAGGGCCGCCGCTGCGGTCTTGGTTCTGTGAAGGGCAATCTCGGACATATGGATGTGGCCGCCGGAATGGGAGGGCTGATCAAGGCCATTCTTGCGCTGAAGCACCAGATTCTGCCCGCCAGCATCAATTTTACCAGCGCGAACCCGGCCCTTGATCTGGCGTCAAGTCCTTTCGACATCGTTGCGCAGCAGCGGCCCTGGCCGGTGACAGAGCTGCGCAAGCGTCGCGCGGCCATAAGCGCCTTTGGCATGGGCGGGATGAATGCGCATGTGATTGTTGAAGAGCCCCCGGTTCGGGAGCGCGAAGCGGACACCACTGGGCCTTATCTCTTGCCACTCTCGGCCAAGACGCCGGAAGCGCTGGCGGCGATGCGAAGCGCTGTGGCCGATCATCTTGGCACCGATGATGGCGCACAGCTTGCCGATATTGCCTATACGCTCCGGCAGGGCCGCCGGACGATGGAGCATCGCTTTGTCGCCCTCGCAAAGGACAGAGACGACGCCGCGCAGATCATCCTCAGCGGTGAAGGCCCCCATTGTGTCGCGGGTGAGCCGCTGGCGGGCGATGCAAGTCTGATCCTCCTGTTTCCCGGACAGGGAGCACAATATCCGGGAATGGCGCGGGCGCTGTACGAGACGGATGCAACGTTCCGCACCGCCTTCGATGACTGCCTGCGCTTCGTGCCGCTGGAACTTGACCTCGCGGCCATCATCTTTGGCGATGGCACAACCGTGGAGCAACTTTCCCGCACAGAGATAACGCAGCCAGCACTTTTCGCGGTCGAATACGCGCTGGCGCAGATGTGGCTTGCCAAGGGCATCAAGCCACGGGCCATGGTCGGTCACAGTCTCGGTGAATATGTTGCGGCCTGCCTTGCCGGGGTCTTTTCGCTGCAAGACGCGGTGACGCTGGTTGTTGCCCGCGGGCGGCTGATGCAGGCTTGCCCGCCCGGTGCCATGCTCTCCGTCATGCTCTCAGAACAGGAGGCGCGCGCATCGCTGTCTCAAGACGTGGACCTTGCTGCCGTCAACGGTCCGCGCAGCACGGTTCTGGCGGGCACGGCAGAGGCAATTGCCGAACTCGCGGCCCGGTTTGATCGCAGCGGTATCGGCAGGCAAGACCTCAAGACCTCCCATGCCTTTCACAGCTTCATGATGGAGCCTGCACTTGAAGCATTTGGGCAGGTGCTTGGCAGGGTGACGCTCAACCCGCCGCAGATTGACATTGTCTCGAACCTGACGGGCCATTGGCTGACGGCGCAGGAGGCAACCGACCCAGCCTATTGGGTGGCCCATCTGCGCCAAACCGTTCTGTTCGGGCCCTGCCTTGCGCGGGTGCTTGACTTGCCGGCCCCGTTTCTTCTCGAAGTTGGACCCGGTTCGACACTGACCCGGCTTGCACGCCAGCAGGGAAAAGCTCAGCTTCGCGTTGCCACCTCGCTGCCCGATGCGAAGGCACCGCTTGATGCCTGCGACCACGCGCTGCTGGCATTGGCGGAGCTTTGGATCGCTGGTATTGATGTCGAACTTGTTGCCGAAAAAGATGCAGGCCCACGTCGCCGCGTGCCACTTCCGACCTACCCTTTCCAGCGCAGTTCCTACGCGATTGCGCGGATTGCACCAACCGAATCCATGCCCGACGAAGCGGCCCGGCAACCATCAATCGAGGACTGGTTTTACCAGCCGGTCTGGCAACGTGCGCCCTCTGAGCATCTCACAACGAGCGGTCACGAGAATTGGTTGATTCTTGGCGGCGAAGAGACCGTAGCGGCGATGGGGCCTGTTCCGGATCTAACCAAGGTCACACGGGTACAGTCTGGCACAGCCTATGGGATTGCCGGGGGCACGTATCACATCGACCCCGCTGACCCGCAGCACTACAGCGCAGTTCTTGCCGATCTTGCAGCGAACGGTGCAACACTGACCCAGATCGTCAATGGCTTCTCCCTTGACGCAAACGCTGCCCCGGACATGGCTTTCACCAGCGGTTTTGCGCTCGCGAAAGCCCTGACCACGACCGAGAGCCGCCCGCCGCTTCTGACTGTTCTGGCATGCGGCCTGCATGCTGTGACCGGCGCGGAGGTTATTGATGCGCAGGCGGCCAAAGTGCTTGGCATGCTCCGCGTCCTGCCGCAGGAACTTCCCGGCATTTCCTGCCGAAGCATCGATTTTCCATCGGCAGAAGGTGCCATTGTTCCCGGCCTCGCTGAGGCGCTATCACGCCCTTGGCGTGACGACAGGACCGTGATGGCGCTGCGCAATGGCTATTGCTGGGTTGAGAGCCACGTGACGACGTGCCTGCCGGAGCCAGCCTATGTTCCGGCTCTCACGGCGGGGGCCACCTACCTCATCGCAGGCGATCTCCTCGACGGTCTTGCCCTCGTTTATGCTAGGTCGCTCGTTCAAACACTGGGCGCGAAGGTTGTCCTTGTTGGACCAAGCGGGCTTCCGAATGCTGCGGATTGGGAACACTGGCTTGCCTCGCACGGGCCGAAGCATCCGGTTAGCGTGTTGATCCGGGCTTTGCGCGGCATTGGCACACCGGGCGAGGACTATATGCTGTTCAGCGGTGATCTCGCTGATCCTGCTTGGCTTGCTGCATGCATTGGCGCGCTTGGCGCGCCATTTGGCCCGATCCGTGGGGTTTTCCAGACGGCAGCGATGGGCGAGGTTTATCACTGCCCGCTCACAGAGGCCACAGTGGAGCGCAATGCTGCACCGTTTGCAACCAAGGTTGATGGCCTAGACGCTCTGTCAGCGGCGCTTGCCGATCATGCGCCCGATTTCATCCTCGTTCAGTCCTCCCTCTCAACGCTGGTCGGCGGTGCGGGTCTTGCCGCCTATGCGGGGGCCAACAGCTTTCTTGATGCCTTCGTTGATGCACGGCGCGGCGCACATCGTCCGGTCTGGCAGGCAATCGCGTGGGATACATGCCTTCCTTTTGGCGCCACGCGAGAGGAGGCAACAGGCTTTCTTAACGATGCGATTGACGCCGATGAGGTCTGGCGGGCAACCCGGGCGGTTCTCGCCCATCCACAGGTCTCCCGACTTGCCGTGACGCCAGTTGATCTGCGGCATCGCATGGCCGCAGCACGGCAGGAACCAAGGGCCGGTGTGGCCGTGGATCAGAAGGAAAACACCGGGCGCGAGCGTGTGCAGGCAGCGTTCATCGCCCCGCGCGATCCCATTGAGACCGATGTGGCTGATGTCATGGGAGATCTCCTTGGCATTTCCCGTGTCGGAATCGACGACAATTTCTTCGAGCTTGGTGGACATTCCCTGCTTGCCGTTCAGGTCGTGA